ATCCCGAAGCCCGCGCCTGATTGGAGTTCTTTCAAGGTGGTGGTGACGACGACGGTGACGGGTAGGCCGTTGAGTTTCCCGAGTTTCTTCGAGGCCAGGATCATTCGGCCGCTGGCGACGAGGGCGTCGTGCTGGCGTTGAGCTTTGGTGCGCTGATCGGCTTTGATCTGTTCCTGGGTGGGCCGTCCTGATAGGCAGGGGTTTTCGTCGTCGGGGTTGCACATGCCGGGCGCGGCCTTTGTTGCCATCACCGGTTCCCACACTGCCCATGCCTCCGGGGTGAGGTGTCCACTGACTCGGATGAGCCCGTCAGGTCCCTGTTTGCCGAAGGTGAGGCCGCGGCGGCGTTGGATGTCGGCGTCGTTGAAGGAGCCGTCGGGGTCGAGCCAGAGCAGCATCCGGTTCAACGCCGCGCGGAAGTCGGGCACACCCAGCGTCGAGGCGTGAACAGCGGCCAGGGATTCGGCCGCCACGCGCGCGCTGAGATCGACGTGGTCGGGCAGTGTCTTGAGAAACTCGCGAACACTCTTCACATGCGCGGGCCCCACCCGGCCTTCGGCCACCTGTGCGGCGACGTTGGGCAGCACCGGTTCCAACGGTTCCCCGGTCATGGCGCGGCGGGGACTCAGCACTGCGGCGTCGGCGACGCGTTGGCGGGCCTCTTCGGCTGGGATCCGCAGGCGGTGGGTCAGGACTTTGGTGACCTTGTCGCCGCCGAGTGCCTCCGGGCCGAGTTCCTCCAAGTGGGTGATGAGTTTGTGGTCGACGGCCGCGTCGGCCCAGCTGACTTTCTGTAGGCGTTCCATCACCGTGAGCACCTGCAGTGCGGAGAGGTCATCGACGGTCGCGGTGGCGAGGCGGGCGTGCACGGACTCCAACTCTGAGAGGAGATCCGCCACGGAAGTCATACCCGAACACTAGTTCGAAGCACTGACAAAAATCGCTGGCGCGTTGACTCATCAGGCATGCGCGCGTAGGCCCAAGTGATGGGGTTGACGCTGGCTGTGCGCAGGGCCGTGGTGGAGGCGACCGCACACGCCATGGCGCCAAGGTGTCCAAGAAACACGACACCGCCGCAACCCCATTTCACCGCGCAATCGGCCACCCAACCGTGGCGGTGCAGCACAAAGTGGCCCTGGCCCAGAACTCCTCCCTGATCAATCCCGCAGCCACCCAGCGCCAGGTCCAAGCGCTGGCCGCCCAACTGCTCAAACTGGCCACAAGTAGGGCCGATCCCGTCTCTCAAGCCCAGGTCAACAAGCGTGCATCTTGACGTGTGGCAACAGGGCGGAAACGTGAAAGGTAAAACCCAAGGGGCAGAGAAAAATTCAAGTTTCTGAGTGGCTGAAGTGACATGCGCGCCGACCCCAGTCCCGAAGCATTAAGAAGGCGAACGGGGTCACGATAGTTGACCGGATCGCCTGACAACGAACCTCGCAGTGGCACCCCCGAGGCTAGGAACAGGTCACCCTGGTTATGCGCGCATACGGCCGACACCCTGGTTTGGGTACGTTCCGATCCCGACCGAGGCAGGTCCGAAAACATGCTGACTCTTGACAACTCATTCATCCAGGACCCGCATGTGGTCTACGAGCGGTTGCGCCGGCAGGGCCCTGCTGAGCCGGTGTTGATGTGGGGTGGGGCCCGGGTCTGGATGGTGACGCGATATGAGGAGGCCCGCGCCCTGCTTGCAGACCCGAGGCTCAAGAAGGACGGGCCGACTGCAACCCGGCTGCTCCCGCCCCACTTGGACCGCTCGATCGGGTCGGTTCTGGGCGACAACATGCTGTTCAAGGATCCCCCGGACCATACTCGTCTTCGCCGCTTCGTCTCCGCGGCGTTCACCACCCACTCGGTCAAACGCCTGCGGCCGGCCATCGTGCGGATCGCCGACGACCTGCTCGACGACATCGACCTCCAGGGCGACGTCGACCTCATGCGCGCCTATG
The DNA window shown above is from Mycolicibacterium confluentis and carries:
- a CDS encoding HNH endonuclease signature motif containing protein; this translates as MTSVADLLSELESVHARLATATVDDLSALQVLTVMERLQKVSWADAAVDHKLITHLEELGPEALGGDKVTKVLTHRLRIPAEEARQRVADAAVLSPRRAMTGEPLEPVLPNVAAQVAEGRVGPAHVKSVREFLKTLPDHVDLSARVAAESLAAVHASTLGVPDFRAALNRMLLWLDPDGSFNDADIQRRRGLTFGKQGPDGLIRVSGHLTPEAWAVWEPVMATKAAPGMCNPDDENPCLSGRPTQEQIKADQRTKAQRQHDALVASGRMILASKKLGKLNGLPVTVVVTTTLKELQSGAGFGITGGGSLLPMRDLIRMASHAFHYLSVFDDDGQALYLGRAKRIATPAQRLVLFGKERGCSAPGCTASFYQCQVHHAAQDWIEGGETNVNELTLACGTDNRKVGPEPEKWTTRIRDDGRCEWIPPPHLDNGGPRVNDYHHPENLLAPPDTEDSGPDPG